Proteins found in one Plasmodium sp. gorilla clade G2 genome assembly, chromosome: 14 genomic segment:
- a CDS encoding protein archease, putative: MSNPFSKKEIISLPQRNRRKVNKSYISEDENEEEDNKHIFDGGNNTSDHMNEHIDDQINDYMDDQINDYMDDQINDYMDEHINDYMDDHINDYMDDYISKDIYNKFLNKTYEYKYLDHTADIILHSSGKNLRECFESICICMFDYMCNLNSVELKIRRKISVSGTNMEDLLFNFLTEFHFLYGSEYFICKHIEIIYFNMNLFLIEAYGYGDIFNINIHESGTEIKAITKHELKIISNMDACEIFVLVDI; the protein is encoded by the coding sequence atgagtaatcctttttcaaaaaaagaaataatatccTTGCCACAAAGAAATCGAAGAAAGGTTAATAAAAGTTATATAAGCGAAGATGAAAATGAAGAGGAGGACAATAAGCATATTTTTGATGGGGGTAATAATACAAGTGACCATATGAATGAACATATAGATGATCaaataaatgattatatgGATGATCaaataaatgattatatgGATGATCaaataaatgattatatgGATGAGcatataaatgattatatggatgatcatataaatgattatatggatgattatataagtaaagatatatataacaaatttttaaataaaacctatgaatataaatatcttGATCATACAGcagatataatattacatagtTCTGGTAAGAATTTAAGAGAATGTTTCGAATCCATctgtatatgtatgtttgATTATATGTGTAATTTAAATAGTgttgaattaaaaataagaagGAAAATTTCAGTATCAGGTACAAATATGGAAGAtttactttttaattttttgacagagttccattttttatatggaagtgaatattttatttgtaagcatatagaaataatttattttaatatgaacTTATTTTTAATTGAAGCTTATGGCTATGgtgatatttttaatataaacatacatGAAAGTGGTACTGAAATTAAAGCTATAACTAAAcatgaattaaaaattatttcaaaTATGGATGCTTGTGAAATATTTGTTCTGgtagatatataa
- a CDS encoding apicoplast ribosomal protein L15 precursor, putative — MNYFLFFLFCSWVLIKGYIINKNEVKYFNSVSNKNGIKEKYKHTYIPSQYKNKLYIFKEEEVEEKYNTIDTINSLLGKVRRQFNINFDLENERTKIEEEKKKKKQMEKDNKSEHEKHELKNFFGTMLDGSFKIGRANTMFKELKEEKKLVDLKYKRLISKKLKLRREQLKKIEEEIKNGTYKSPYNDEQREFLQNVIKEMEQAIEPINKEIEQIEKNRFLVFDEKNDLLVKLREQIEKKIDEVNMKYQEQAIKLGIKKIMDDYYEKTKTPLVWDLTQMDWPKAIYPLFNNMKLKADIYWESTVVGGNREKNEYFFSPFNLPSLGEKKKKRKGRGVGSKRGGSCGRGMKGQKSRSGGSIPIGFEGGQTPLYRKLPKFVAAPLGPGHRFNRYDYELISLNLINLAYSRSGGKNFLEVDWNVIDKMGLRIGKYKRKHPIKVVGCNLKKFKMKNGYDFEFFAKNVIVKAHAFTVNAAREIIKLGGKCLLLKKNTQDIVYQEYNPDDENLNRIPRRIVFSGKPSKYERKLYWLKKVKLEKEQQLQK; from the coding sequence atgaattactttcttttttttttattttgttcgtGGGTACTTATAAAaggatatattataaataaaaatgaagtaaAGTATTTCAACTCTGTTTCCaataaaaatggaataaaagaaaaatataaacacacATATATTCCTTCACAATacaaaaacaaattatatatttttaaagaagaagaagtagaagaaaaatataataccaTAGATACAATCAATAGCTTGTTAGGTAAAGTAAGAAGacaatttaatattaatttcgATTTGGAAAATGAAAGAACAAAAATTGaggaagaaaagaaaaaaaaaaaacaaatggaAAAGGATAATAAAAGTGAACATGAAAAACATGAATTGAAGAATTTTTTTGGAACCATGTTAGATGGGAGTTTTAAAATAGGAAGAGCAAATACTATgtttaaagaattaaaagaagaaaaaaaactggtcgatttaaaatataaaagattaataagtaagaaattaaaattaagaaGAGAACaacttaaaaaaatagaagaagaaattaaaaatggaACATATAAATCTCCATATAATGACGAACAAAGAGAATTTTTACAAAATGTTATTAAAGAAATGGAACAAGCTATTGAAcctataaataaagaaatcgaacaaattgaaaaaaatagattTTTAGTatttgatgaaaaaaatgatctTTTAGTTAAACTAAGAGaacaaatagaaaaaaaaatagatgaAGTTAATATGAAATATCAAGAACAAGCTATTAAATtaggtataaaaaaaattatggatgattattatgaaaaaacaaaaacaccATTAGTATGGGATTTAACACAAATGGATTGGCCTAAAGCTATTTATCccttatttaataatatgaaattaaaagCTGATATATATTGGGAATCTACTGTTGTTGGAGGGAAcagagaaaaaaatgaatatttcttttcacCCTTCAATTTACCTTCACttggagaaaaaaaaaaaaaaagaaaaggaagaGGTGTAGGAAGTAAAAGAGGTGGATCATGTGGAAGAGGTATGAAAGGACAAAAAAGTAGAAGTGGTGGTTCCATACCTATAGGATTTGAAGGAGGACAAACTCcattatatagaaaattacCAAAATTTGTTGCAGCACCTCTTGGACCTGGTCATCGATTTAATAGATATGATTATGAATtaatttctttaaatttaattaacTTAGCTTATAGTAGAAGTGGAGGGAAAAATTTTCTTGAAGTAGATTGGAATGTTATAGATAAAATGGGATTAAGAATTgggaaatataaaagaaaacatCCAATTAAAGTTGTTGGATgtaatttgaaaaaatttaaaatgaaaaatggtTATGATTTCGAATTCTTTGCAAAAAATGTAATCGTCAAAGCTCATGCATTCACTGTTAATGCAGCTAgagaaattataaaacttGGAGGgaaatgtttattattaaaaaaaaacacacaaGATATTGTTTATCAGGAATATAACCctgatgatgaaaatttaaatagAATCCCAAGAAGAATAGTCTTCTCTGGAAAACCCTCAAAATATGAAAGGAAGTTGTATTGGTTAAAAAAGGTGAAACTTGAAAAAGAACAGCAATTgcaaaaatga
- a CDS encoding transcription factor with AP2 domain(s), putative, producing MTQYFENFDEFLKEIDLENYASFVKENVSNEAKKYDENLCAQDLRNLAKCLPRVSGVWYDLHKNSWEARWTDRGKSARKYYSVQKFGFHEARKLAIKTIQTKEINYLCNSINDKYDRPLEWNLTSDFLEITRDPTINLKKKSRSKNCRIKAKKDTEKNTLLIKSTSSNNNNMNGNDNANDNDNGSDVGYTYDNMNSKKTKYERKSIHTINSKKKNTYDILKINFYEDLQNDDISHENDEKKRRTTGKTTYDNFALKQIENIKYSYEKTFEENNNAEENLNLFTSIETEKNRTNGSSYVFISGSESDSNKKENNKSEFANHMNIHNRSNRKKDKHERLNEKNLNTNNNSDEWNYMNDTHLNNIFNIKRMDNGNNVNEYKQDDDSNGSEDKLIQNIINKCDYNNNEDYSDDDINGYINKDNGNDDDGNNDDGNNDDGNYDDGNNDNVCIIKNVKNSQKNEKLYYNKDYNQDTKKFENEEIFNMFNQQSVFSKEDFYNKQIQLLKYYMKKDKSEIPDNKMDTCNEFNSMRNIEMAPNWSSNEIHNCVLNGFTCNSHMHNEHMNNAYMNNLYMHNSCKNKDGINNGYIRNYCKENSCKKDFYENNKYRNSFCMNNICTWNNFENKFCMNKCCMNKYCMNKNCTNQYGTNQYCTNPYCTNPYCTNEFYMNNACIHNACIHNTCMGYRCMNNLCMHNNCMLNNYVRNNCTYIKNTMNNSSYEIFDENKMLSFYEDLKNIDLNKLNANNSCLLNDTICKLYGSSYNNDSNNNSNFSTSYKNDSYNFSNILNIIQKKTDDFLRENKDRNIFNEYNASNNILRKLTSMINRKDYSQKGESEDGLEEHKTEEAKEDMKDSKSNEVIGNYYKYNELEKGQEEEDGKRAQSEDKEKEEKNKKEHTEKKNNICDESEYGQEEYNCDKIEKEEKNEENKIDESKYEEYKGEKNKSNGENKSIEENKSIEENKSNGENKSIEENKSNEENKSIEKNKSIEKNVSNEENRSSDESDEHNPIKQPFIIHNSRDSLNSSDNLLIYKNAIVLLLNDIKLKCLPQLGKQFSDVERIIDNYLIYVNSALNEHFLRTFVNLFDMCVTNNTLPSQMDTKIQHIFCNALIALHVIFLNFVNDNNNHLLDN from the coding sequence atgacGCAGTATTTTGAAAATTTTGATGAATTTCTTAAAGAAATAGACCTGGAAAATTATGCTTCGTTTGTAAAAGAAAATGTTTCAAATGAGGccaaaaaatatgatgagaATCTTTGTGCTCAGGATTTGAGAAATTTAGCCAAGTGTTTACCTAGGGTGTCGGGTGTTTGGTATGATTTGCATAAAAATAGTTGGGAAGCTAGATGGACCGATAGAGGGAAATCAGCAAGAAAATATTACTCTGTTCAGAAATTTGGATTTCATGAAGCAAGGAAGTTAGCTATAAAAACTATTCAgacaaaagaaataaattatttatgtaatagtataaatgataaatatgatagACCATTAGAATGGAATTTAACTAGTGATTTTTTAGAAATTACTCGTGATCCAACTAttaacttaaaaaaaaaatctcgATCTAAAAATTGTAGAATTAAAGCAAAAAAAGATACAGAAAAGAATACGCTCCTAATAAAATCAactagtagtaataataataatatgaatggtAATGATAATgctaatgataatgataatggtAGCGATGTTGGATATACTTATGACAATATGAATAGTAAGAAAACGaaatatgaaagaaaaagtATCCATACAATaaatagtaaaaaaaaaaatacatatgataTTCTTAAAATAAACTTCTATGAGGACTTGCAAAACGATGATATATCTcatgaaaatgatgaaaagaaaagaagaaCCACTGGAAAAACAACTTATGATAATTTTGCTCTCAAACAAATAGAAAACATTAAATATTCGTACGAAAAAActtttgaagaaaataacaATGCCGAAGAAAATTTGAATTTGTTTACTTCAATAGAAACTGAAAAAAATAGAACAAATGGAAGTAGCTATGTTTTTATAAGTGGTTCAGAATCAGatagtaataaaaaagagaatAACAAATCAGAATTTGCTAATCACatgaatatacataatagGAGCAATAGAAAGAAGGATAAACATGAAAGATTAAATgagaaaaatttaaatacaaataataatagtgatgaATGGAATTATATGAACGATactcatttaaataatatttttaatataaaaagaatggaTAACGGAAATAAtgtaaatgaatataaacaAGATGATGATAGCAATGGTTCTGAAGATAAactaatacaaaatataataaacaaatgtgattataataataatgaagattaTAGTGACGATGATATTAATGGTTATATTAACAAGGATAATGGTAACGATGATGATGGTAACAATGATGATGGTAACAATGATGATGGTAACTATGATGATGGTAACAATGATAATGtgtgtattattaaaaatgtcAAGAATTCTCAaaagaatgaaaaattatattataataaagattATAACCAAGACACCAAGAAATtcgaaaatgaagaaattttCAATATGTTCAATCAACAAAGTGTCTTTTCTAAAGaagatttttataataaacaaatacaacttttaaaatattacatgAAAAAAGATAAATCTGAAATTCCTGATAATAAAATGGATACATGTAATGAATTTAATTCAATGAGAAATATTGAAATGGCACCGAATTGGAGCTCAAATGAGATTCACAATTGTGTGCTTAATGGTTTTACGTGTAATTCACATATGCATAACGAACATATGAATAATGCTTATATGaacaatttatatatgcataataGCTGTAAGAATAAAGATGGTATAAATAATGgatatataagaaattacTGTAAAGAGAATAGTTGCAAGAAGGATTTCTAtgagaataataaatatagaaatagTTTTTGTATGAACAATATATGCACGTGGAATAATTTCGAGAATAAATTTTGTATGAACAAATGTTGTATGAACAAATAttgtatgaataaaaattgtaCAAATCAATATGGTACAAATCAATATTGTACAAATCCATATTGTACAAATCCATATTGTACGAATGaattttatatgaacaatGCTTGTATCCACAATGCCTGTATTCACAATACTTGTATGGGATATCGTTGTATGAATAATCTTTGTATGCACAATAATTGCATGCTTAATAATTATGTAAGAAATAATTGtacttatataaaaaacacTATGAATAATTCATCATATGAGATATTCGATGAGAACAAAATGCTTTCTTTTTATGAAGACTTGAAAAATATCGACCTTAACAAATTAAATGCTAATAATTCTTGCCTATTAAATGATACCATTTGTAAGCTATATGGTAGTAGCTATAATAATGACTCTAATAACAATAGCAATTTTTCTACATCTTATAAAAACGATTCTTACAATTTtagtaatattttaaatattattcaaaaaaaaactgACGACTTTTTAAGGGAAAACAAAGATAGAAACATCTTCAACGAATATAATGCTTCTAACAATATTTTGAGAAAGTTGACTAGCATGATAAATAGAAAAGATTATTCTCAAAAAGGAGAAAGTGAAGATGGACTTGAAGAACATAAAACTGAAGAAGCAAAAGAAGATATGAAAGATAGTAAATCAAACGAAGTTATaggaaattattataaatataatgaattagAAAAAGGACAAGAGGAGGAAGATGGAAAACGTGCACAATCtgaagataaagaaaaagaagaaaaaaataaaaaagaacatacagaaaagaaaaataatatatgtgacGAATCAGAATATGGACAAGAAGAGTACAACTGTGACAAAATagaaaaggaagaaaaaaatgaagagaaCAAAATTGATGAATCAAAATATGAAGAGTATAAaggtgaaaaaaataaatcaaatggagaaaataaatcaattgaagaaaataaatcaattgaagaaaataaatcaaatggagaaaataaatcaattgaggaaaataaatcaaatgaagaaaataaatcaattgaaaaaaataaatcaattgaaaaaaatgtatcaAATGAAGAAAACAGATCAAGTGACGAATCAGATGAGCATAATCCAATAAAACAACCTTTCATAATACATAATTCAAGGGATTCTTTAAATTCATCAGACAATTTGCTTATTTACAAAAATGCAATTGTTTTACTTTTAAATGACATAAAACTAAAATGCCTACCACAATTAGGCAAACAATTTTCAGATGTAGAAAGAATAattgataattatttaatttatgtgAATTCTGCTCTTAATGAACACTTTTTACGCACATTTGTAAATTTATTTGACATGTGTGTAACAAATAATACTTTACCTAGTCAAATGGACACAAAGATAcaacatattttttgtaatgCCTTAATAGCTCTCCATGTTATATTTCTGAACTTTGTgaatgacaataataatcatCTCCTTGataattaa
- a CDS encoding CPW-WPC family protein, with amino-acid sequence MFSPNFFFFCFVFSQIKSVISQKSAFCQKDYSKNCAEEWTKLSASEECVAPLSYRGPCPRYLQAEHETKKKKLLERECNIFWPCLDNCEKDYSSQCPTNWVPEDEKYCRPLSIYEGTCLLPYDFSNMTNEQKEIWSNKCSSSWPCKEKCKKDYSKICPKGWIKENDGMCLAPKNYNGPCLSRASLTTLDKDMKVAFEKLCKLNFPCLQECKMDDNDPCPKDWILKSDEFGTPQNCLPPDYYNGSCDEHTKFIGLNSTLKESLAYECDIKWPCEIDTTKLINYEEYCPEYWTQSEKYCIAPQSYMGPCSKKKLFHSFKKEIKKAYAEECNIEWPLYKNNREEYLPKISALRKGKYSYGSVEPITGNIISAMK; translated from the exons ATGTTTTCTcctaatttcttttttttttgttttgttttctCACAAATTAAAAGCG TTATATCTCAAAAATCTGCATTTTGTCAAAAAGATTACTc TAAAAATTGTGCAGAAG aatggACCAAATTAAGTGCTTCTGAAGAATGTGTGGCCCCTTTATCATATAGGGGACCATGTCCTAGATATTTACAAGCAGAGCATGAaactaaaaagaaaaaattactAGAAAGAGAATGTAACATTTTTTg GCCTTGCTTAGATAATTGTGAAAAAGATTATTCTTCTCAGTGCCCTACAAATTGGGTACCAgaagatgaaaaatattgTCGCCCATTGTCTATTTATGagg GTACTTGCTTATTACCTTATGATTTTTCAAATATGACTAATGAGCAGAAGGAAATATGGAGTAATAAATGTTCATCTTCATGGCCATGCAaa gaaaaatgtaaaaaagaTTATTCCAAAATTTGCCCAAAG gGATGGATTAAAGAGA ATGATGGTATGTGCTTGGCtccaaaaaattataatggcCCATGTTTGTCTAGGGCATCCCTCACTACTCTTGATAAAGATATGaaa gTGGCTTTTGaaaaattatgtaaattAAATTTCCCATGTCTACAAGAGTGTAAAATGGATGATAATGAC cCTTGTCCAAAAGATTGGATTTTAAAGTCAGATGAATTTGGAACTCCTCAGAATTGCTTGCCCCCCGATTATTATAATGGATCATGTGACGAACATACCAAATTTATTg gTTTAAATTCAACATTAAAAGAAAGTTTAGCATATGAATGTGATATAAAATGGCCATGTGAAATTG ACACTactaaattaattaattatgaAGAATATTGTCCAGAATATTGGACTCAAAGTGAAAAG TATTGTATTGCTCCCCAAAGTTATATGGGTCCATGttcaaaaaagaaattatttcattcgtttaaaaaagaaattaaaaaagctTATGCGGAAGAATGCAACA TTGAATGGCCCCTCTACAAAAACAATAGAGAAGAATATTTACCAAAAATTTCTG CTTTAAGAAAAGGGAAATATAGTTATGGATCAGTTGAACCAATTACAGGAAATATTATTTCAgctatgaaataa